From the Salinimicrobium tongyeongense genome, one window contains:
- the rpsI gene encoding 30S ribosomal protein S9: MEVIHKIGRRKTAVARVYVSTGSGNITVNKKDVKDYFSTSTLQYKVRQPLNMTGNGESFDIKVNVYGGGITGQAEAIRLALSRAMVEVDAENRSTLKPEGLLTRDPRMVERKKFGQKKARKKFQFSKR; the protein is encoded by the coding sequence ATGGAAGTTATTCACAAAATTGGCCGTAGAAAAACGGCTGTTGCACGTGTGTACGTTTCTACAGGAAGCGGGAACATCACTGTAAACAAAAAAGACGTTAAGGATTACTTCTCTACAAGCACGCTACAGTACAAAGTAAGACAGCCTCTAAACATGACCGGGAACGGTGAGAGCTTTGACATCAAAGTAAATGTTTACGGTGGCGGAATTACAGGACAGGCAGAAGCTATTCGCCTTGCCCTTTCAAGAGCTATGGTAGAAGTAGACGCCGAGAACAGAAGCACTCTTAAGCCGGAAGGACTACTTACAAGAGACCCGAGAATGGTTGAGCGTAAGAAATTCGGTCAGAAGAAAGCCCGTAAGAAATTCCAGTTCTCTAAACGTTAA